The Humulus lupulus chromosome 4, drHumLupu1.1, whole genome shotgun sequence genome has a window encoding:
- the LOC133830513 gene encoding microtubule-associated protein RP/EB family member 1B isoform X1 → MATNIGMMDSAYFVGRNEILTWINNRLQLNLSRIEEAASGAVQCQMIDMTYPGVVPMHKVNFDAKTEYDMIQNYKVLQEVFNKLKIEKHLEVNRLVKGRPLDNLEFLQWLKRYCDSVNGGIMNENYNPVERRVKGGKERNTKGSQKNSKSLQTNNIHNSSSGDAAGLRTSGPKQGKTYPASAAADSSSQIQALSNEITDLKLSVDVLEKERDFYFAKLRDIEILCQGTELEDIPMAVAVKKILYAVDAKESALSEAQEYLYQSMNAGGEPETEEEKENDL, encoded by the exons ATGGCGACGAATATAGGGATGATGGACAGTGCTTACTTCGTTGGGAGGAATGAGATACTTACATGGATCAACAATCGGCTTCAGCTCAATCTCTCTCGGATTGAAGAG GCTGCATCTGGTGCTGTGCAATGTCAGATGATTGACATGACTTATCCAGGAGTTGTTCCAATGCACAAG GTCAATTTTGATGCAAAGACAGAATATGATATGATTCAAAACTATAAGGTCTTACAGGAAGTATTCAACAAGCTGAAAATTGAGAAG CACCTTGAAGTTAACAGACTTGTTAAAGGCCGGCCTTTGGACAACTTGGAGTTCTTACAATGGCTTAAACGCTACTGTGATTCTGTAAATGGTGGCATAATGAACGA GAATTATAATCCTGTTGAAAGGAGAGTCAAGGGTGGGAAGGAGCGGAATACCAAAGGTTCACAGAAGAACTCAAAGTCACTGCAAACAAATAACATACACAACTCCAGCTCAGGTGATGCTGCTGGCCTGAGAACCTCTG GACCAAAGCAAGGGAAAACCTATCCAGCATCAGCTGCTGCTGATTCTTCCAGTCAAATTCAGGCTTTATCCAACGAG ATTACTGATCTCAAACTCTCTGTCGACGTTTTGGAAAAGGAAAGAGATTTTTACTTTGCAAAACTGAGGGATATAGAAATACTTTGTCAGGGTACTGAACTGGAGGATATCCCG ATGGCAGTAGCAGTGAAGAAGATCCTCTATGCTGTTGATGCAAAGGAATCTGCTCTATCTGAGGCTCAGGAGTACCTTTACCAGTCGATGAATGCTGGTGGCGAACCTGAAacagaagaagaaaaggaaaatgaTCTTTAA
- the LOC133830513 gene encoding microtubule-associated protein RP/EB family member 1B isoform X2 codes for MATNIGMMDSAYFVGRNEILTWINNRLQLNLSRIEEAASGAVQCQMIDMTYPGVVPMHKVNFDAKTEYDMIQNYKVLQEVFNKLKIEKHLEVNRLVKGRPLDNLEFLQWLKRYCDSVNGGIMNENYNPVERRVKGGKERNTKGSQKNSKSLQTNNIHNSSSGPKQGKTYPASAAADSSSQIQALSNEITDLKLSVDVLEKERDFYFAKLRDIEILCQGTELEDIPMAVAVKKILYAVDAKESALSEAQEYLYQSMNAGGEPETEEEKENDL; via the exons ATGGCGACGAATATAGGGATGATGGACAGTGCTTACTTCGTTGGGAGGAATGAGATACTTACATGGATCAACAATCGGCTTCAGCTCAATCTCTCTCGGATTGAAGAG GCTGCATCTGGTGCTGTGCAATGTCAGATGATTGACATGACTTATCCAGGAGTTGTTCCAATGCACAAG GTCAATTTTGATGCAAAGACAGAATATGATATGATTCAAAACTATAAGGTCTTACAGGAAGTATTCAACAAGCTGAAAATTGAGAAG CACCTTGAAGTTAACAGACTTGTTAAAGGCCGGCCTTTGGACAACTTGGAGTTCTTACAATGGCTTAAACGCTACTGTGATTCTGTAAATGGTGGCATAATGAACGA GAATTATAATCCTGTTGAAAGGAGAGTCAAGGGTGGGAAGGAGCGGAATACCAAAGGTTCACAGAAGAACTCAAAGTCACTGCAAACAAATAACATACACAACTCCAGCTCAG GACCAAAGCAAGGGAAAACCTATCCAGCATCAGCTGCTGCTGATTCTTCCAGTCAAATTCAGGCTTTATCCAACGAG ATTACTGATCTCAAACTCTCTGTCGACGTTTTGGAAAAGGAAAGAGATTTTTACTTTGCAAAACTGAGGGATATAGAAATACTTTGTCAGGGTACTGAACTGGAGGATATCCCG ATGGCAGTAGCAGTGAAGAAGATCCTCTATGCTGTTGATGCAAAGGAATCTGCTCTATCTGAGGCTCAGGAGTACCTTTACCAGTCGATGAATGCTGGTGGCGAACCTGAAacagaagaagaaaaggaaaatgaTCTTTAA
- the LOC133830514 gene encoding PH, RCC1 and FYVE domains-containing protein 1: MADLQRNRHFFDKDTSQAIIALKKGAHLLKFGRRGTPKFCPFRLSNDEKLLIWYRRKHEKHLKLSQVSKIIPGQRTAVFQRYPQPEKEYQSFSLIYSNRSLDLVCKDKDEAELWLAALRALISRDNSHWCNETRSESGTIDGPYYPIQRKSTSDLPCSRSDIIYKDVEGSQTLLVPYEKSPQNSLGKAFSEVFSCTSAGKAYNRADPFAKHISLLSPDGLEDTQSSTSATDTFRSSESSAFSSSSKGSFYEDIDNFNDVYIWGEGIGDGLLGGGIHRIGTTAVRMDALLPRTLESTAVLDPYYIACGSQHAMLITKQKQLFSWGEGSGGRLGHGVEEDVSHPKLIDGLGGSKIELVACGELHTCAVTVSGDLYTWGDGARDFCLLGYGNEASHWIPKKLRGQDSAQVSFISSGPWHTAFVTSAGQLFTFGDGTFGALGHGDCRSTAVPREVETLKGLRTVRASCGVWHTAAVVEVSTGTSSGCNSNASGKLFTWGDGDKGQLGHGDKIHRLTPSRVTLLDKANFCQVACGHIITIALTTSGQVYTMGTADFGQPCVHESVNKGPTKVEGNIKNRCIEEIACGSHHVAVLSTKAEVYTWGKGRNGQLGHGDNEDKKNPTLVKALKEKQVKKVVCGSNFTAVICLHEWMSGADHSICSGCRNPFGIRRKRQHCYNCGLVFCKACSSKKSLKAALAPNTMKPYHVCDDCFTKLMRIIEFGSNSSRSFSRNISAVSEKGTPKHGPFHRRLASFDSSKLTLSPQINKGNFCLISNECYNSESASTFEKPKSHSPSIPRPRLVPREKALSSRRSSPACLESITSTLTSHDHSEITIDVSNQKEEDISQEINILRAQVEDLTCKSENLEAELIRTSRQLRDATVTAEEEAEKTKAAKGVIRSLAAKLKNMAKKVPQTQ; the protein is encoded by the exons ATGGCCGATCTGCAGAGGAATCGCCATTTTTTTGATAAAGACACCTCACAG GCCATTATAGCCCTGAAGAAAGGGGCACATTTGCTGAAGTTTGGGCGTAGGGGAACTCCAAAATTTTGCCCCTTCCGGCTTTCTAAT GATGAGAAATTGTTGATATGGTACCGACGGAAACATGAGAAACATCTTAAGCTAAGTCAAGTCTCAAAAATAATACCTGGACAGCGTACT GCTGTATTTCAGCGCTATCCTCAGCCGGAAAAAGAATATCAATCATTCTCTCTGATATACAGTAACAGGTCCTTGGACTTG GTATGCAAGGACAAGGATGAAGCTGAACTCTGGCTTGCTGCTCTGAGGGCCTTGATTTCTCGGGATAACAGTCATTGGTGCAATGAAACAAGAAGCGAAAGTGGAACGATAGATGGTCCATATTACCCTATACAAAGAAAATCAACATCTGACCTGCCATGCAGTAGAAGTGATATAATTTACAAG GATGTAGAAGGCAGTCAAACTCTTTTGGTTCCATATGAGAAATCTCCTCAGAATAGTTTGGGAAAGGCTTTTTCTGAGGTCTTTTCATGCACTTCAGCAGGGAAGGCATACAATAGAGCTGATCCATTCGCAAAACATATCAGCTTGTTATCACCTGATGGGTTAGAAGACACCCAAAGTAGTACCTCAGCTACTGATACTTTTCGAAGTAGCGAATCCAGTGCCTTTAGTTCATCCAGCAAGGGATCTTTTTATGAAGACATTGATAACTTCAACGATGTTTATATTTGGGGTGAAGGAATTGGTGATGGGCTGTTGGGTGGTGGCATCCACAGAATTGGTACTACGGCTGTCAGAATGGATGCTTTGCTTCCAAGGACTCTGGAATCCACTGCTGTGCTTGATCCTTATTATATTGCTTGTGGGAGTCAGCACGCGATGTTAATCACCAAACAGAAGCAGCTCTTTAGTTGGGGTGAGGGTTCAGGTGGCAGGCTTGGGCATGGAGTAGAGGAAGATGTTTCTCATCCAAAGCTCATTGATGGTCTTGGTGGATCAAAGATTGAGCTAGtagcttgtggggaacttcacaCCTGTGCTGTAACAGTTTCAGGGGATTTATACACTTGGGGAGATGGTGCTCGTGATTTTTGTCTTCTCGGGTATGGAAATGAAGCCAGCCATTGGATACCAAAAAAACTAAGAGGCCAGGATTCTGCTCAAGTGTCATTTATCTCTTCTGGACCTTGGCATACAGCTTTTGTTACATCAGCAGGTCAGTTGTTTACATTTGGTGATGGAACTTTTGGTGCCCTTGGACATGGTGATTGTCGCAGCACAGCCGTCCCTAGGGAAGTAGAAACTTTGAAAGGACTGCGAACTGTGAGGGCATCTTGTGGTGTTTGGCACACTGCTGCAGTTGTAGAAGTTTCTACTGGAACTTCTTCTGGTTGTAATAGTAACGCTTCTGGGAAACTGTTTACTTGGGGAGATGGGGATAAAGGCCAACTTGGGCATGGTGATAAAATACATAGACTAACTCCATCTCGTGTAACTTTGTTAGATAAAGCAAACTTTTGCCAAGTGGCTTGTGGCCATATCATAACCATCGCTCTAACTACCTCAGGACAAGTTTATACAATGGGAACTGCTGATTTTGGACAACCTTGTGTTCATGAGAGTGTTAACAAGGGTCCTACTAAGGTTGAAGGTAATATCAAAAACAGATGCATCGAAGAGATAGCTTGTGGTTCTCATCATGTTGCAGTTTTGAGCACTAAAGCAGAGGTTTACACTTGGGGAAAGGGAAGAAACGGTCAACTAGGCCATGGAGACAATGAGGACAAGAAGAATCCTACACTTGTTAAAGCTTTGAAAGAGAAACAAGTAAAGAAAGTGGTGTGTGGCTCCAATTTTACGGCTGTCATCTGTCTTCACGAGTGGATGTCTGGTGCTGACCATTCCATATGTTCAGGTTGCCGCAATCCATTTGGCATCAGAAGAAAGCGACAGCACTGCTACAATTGTGGCCTTGTGTTCTGCAAAGCATGCAGCAGTAAGAAGTCTCTAAAAGCCGCTTTGGCTCccaatactatgaaaccttatcATGTCTGTGATGATTGCTTTACTAAATTAATGAGGATCATTGAATTTGGGTCAAATTCAAGCAGAAGTTTCTCTCGGAATATTAGTGCAGTTTCTGAGAAAGGAACTCCAAAGCATGGACCTTTTCATCGACGCCTTGCTTCTTTTGACTCATCCAAACTGACTCTTAGCCCACAGATCAACAAGGGAAATTTCTGTCTCATTTCCAATGAATGTTATAACAGTGAATCAGCCTCAACATTTGAAAAACCAAAGTCTCACTCTCCTTCTATTCCTAGACCGAGATTGGTTCCTCGAGAAAAAGCTCTTTCTTCAAGAAGATCAAGTCCAGCTTGTTTAGAGTCAATTACTTCAACCCTTACTAGTCATGATCATTCAGAAATCACTATTGATGTTTCAAACCAAAAAGAAGAGGATATCTCTcaggaaataaatatattaaggGCACAG GTAGAGGACCTTACCTGCAAATCTGAAAATTTAGAAGCAGAACTGATAAGGACATCAAGGCAGCTGAGAGATGCAACAGTGACAGCAGAGGAGGAAGCTGAGAAAACCAAAGCTGCAAAAGGAGTAATTAGATCTCTTGCTGCCAAG CTGAAGAACATGGCTAAAAAGGTACCTCAAACTCAATAG
- the LOC133830515 gene encoding HVA22-like protein a, whose product MGSGAGSFLKVILKNFDVLAGPVVSLVYPLYASVRAIETKSPIDDQQWLTYWVLYSMITLIELTFAKVIEWIPIWSYAKLIVTCWLVIPYFSGAAYVYEHFVRPFFVNPHSINIWYVPRKKDVFSKPDDILTAAEKYIEENGPDAFEKIIHRADKSRWNDNHAIFS is encoded by the exons ATGGGATCTGGGGCTGGAAGTTTCCTCAAAGTGATTCTCAAAAACTTCGATGTTCTTGCTGG GCCTGTCGTTAGTCTTGTTTATCCTCT ATATGCCTCAGTCAGGGCAATTGAGACCAAATCCCCTATTGATGATCAACAATGGCTTACTTATTGGGTTCTTTATTCCATGATTACCCTAATTGAGCTCACCTTTGCCAAAGTTATTGAATG GATCCCCATCTGGTCATATGCTAAGCTTATTGTCACCTGTTGGTTGGTTATACCCTACTTCAGTGGTGCAGCATATGTTTATGAACATTTTGTGAGACCTTTCTTTGTCAACCCTCACAGTATTAACATCTGGTATGTCCCAAGGAAGAAGGACGTCTTCAGTAAACCGGACGATATTTTAACTGCGGCCGAGAAATACATTGAAGAGAATGGACCTGATGCATTTGAAAAGATCATTCACCGG GCTGACAAGTCCCGATGGAATGATAATCACGCAATCTTTAGCTAG